Proteins from a single region of bacterium:
- a CDS encoding type II toxin-antitoxin system PemK/MazF family toxin, protein MKKGGQIVLFRFPQTDLVGGKLRPALLLSRLPGEYDDWLICMISSQTRHYIPDFDEFVMEEDSDFAISGLKVFSVIRIGRLAVVESEIFLGTIGEIAPERLERIKKHLADWLIRN, encoded by the coding sequence ATGAAAAAGGGAGGACAGATTGTTTTATTTCGGTTTCCACAAACGGATTTAGTAGGAGGCAAACTTCGCCCTGCGCTTCTGCTGAGTAGGCTCCCAGGAGAATATGATGATTGGTTGATATGTATGATTTCATCGCAGACACGGCATTATATCCCAGACTTTGACGAATTTGTCATGGAAGAAGATTCTGACTTTGCAATAAGTGGATTGAAAGTGTTTAGTGTCATTCGAATTGGGCGTTTGGCAGTGGTAGAAAGCGAGATTTTTCTTGGTACTATAGGCGAAATAGCTCCGGAGAGATTGGAACGGATCAAAAAACATTTGGCGGATTGGCTAATTAGGAATTAG
- a CDS encoding MOSC domain-containing protein, whose product MGQVVSVNISKNKGERKKPVSRAWQLIKDCGLKDDGHVNISPDIKNEVSHRQVSLLALESIEKMKQMGLAVGPGDFAENITTSGIDLLLLKIGNQLKIGSDVLLRISQIGKVCHDRCAIYYQAGDCVMPKEGIFAEVISGGKIKAGDKIILINS is encoded by the coding sequence ATTGGTCAGGTAGTTTCAGTTAATATCAGCAAAAACAAAGGTGAACGGAAAAAACCCGTTAGTCGAGCCTGGCAACTGATAAAGGATTGTGGACTCAAAGATGATGGGCATGTCAATATCAGTCCTGATATTAAAAATGAGGTATCCCATCGCCAGGTAAGCCTATTAGCCCTTGAATCGATTGAAAAGATGAAACAGATGGGGCTTGCGGTCGGTCCAGGAGATTTTGCAGAGAATATCACTACCAGTGGAATTGATTTACTTTTGCTAAAAATAGGAAACCAACTTAAAATAGGCTCTGATGTGCTTTTGAGAATAAGTCAGATTGGGAAAGTCTGTCATGATAGATGTGCCATTTATTATCAAGCAGGCGATTGCGTCATGCCAAAAGAAGGGATATTTGCCGAGGTAATATCTGGCGGCAAGATTAAAGCCGGGGATAAGATTATCCTCATCAACTCATAA
- a CDS encoding DUF2281 domain-containing protein: protein MIAERIQEDVQRLPNFLQAEVLDFIEYLLLKAERETLRHEEKKWATSSLAFAMRGMEDEDTPVYTTADLRMVFS, encoded by the coding sequence ATGATTGCCGAAAGAATTCAAGAAGATGTGCAGAGACTACCTAATTTTCTACAAGCAGAAGTACTGGATTTCATTGAATATCTTCTTCTCAAAGCCGAACGCGAAACTCTTCGCCACGAAGAAAAGAAGTGGGCAACTTCGTCTCTTGCCTTTGCGATGCGTGGTATGGAAGATGAAGATACGCCAGTATATACTACTGCGGACTTGAGGATGGTGTTTTCATGA